Proteins found in one Zea mays cultivar B73 chromosome 1, Zm-B73-REFERENCE-NAM-5.0, whole genome shotgun sequence genomic segment:
- the LOC732818 gene encoding inositol-tetrakisphosphate 1-kinase 1 yields MASDAAAEPSSGVTHPPRYVIGYALAPKKQQSFIQPSLVAQAASRGMDLVPVDASQPLAEQGPFHLLIHKLYGDDWRAQLVAFAARHPAVPIVDPPHAIDRLHNRISMLQVVSELDHAADQDSTFGIPSQVVVYDAAALADFGLLAALRFPLIAKPLVADGTAKSHKMSLVYHREGLGKLRPPLVLQEFVNHGGVIFKVYVVGGHVTCVKRRSLPDVSPEDDASAQGSVSFSQVSNLPTERTAEEYYGEKSLEDAVVPPAAFINQIAGGLRRALGLQLFNFDMIRDVRAGDRYLVIDINYFPGYAKMPGYETVLTDFFWEMVHKDGVGNQQEEKGANHVVVK; encoded by the coding sequence ATGGCCTccgacgccgccgccgagccCTCCTCCGGCGTCACCCACCCCCCGCGCTACGTCATCGGTTACGCGCTCGCGCCGAAGAAGCAGCAGAGCTTCATCCAGCCGTCGCTGGTGGCCCAGGCGGCGTCGCGGGGCATGGACCTCGTCCCCGTGGATGCGTCGCAGCCCCTGGCAGAGCAAGGGCCCTTCCACCTCCTCATCCACAAGCTCTACGGAGACGACTGGCGCGCCCAGCTCGTGGCCTTCGCCGCGCGCCACCCGGCCGTCCCCATCGTCGACCCGCCCCACGCCATCGACCGCCTCCACAACCGCATCTCCATGCTCCAGGTCGTCTCCGAGCTCGACCACGCCGCCGACCAGGACAGCACTTTCGGTATCCCCAGCCAGGTCGTCGTCTACGACGCTGCCGCGCTCGCCGACTTCGGACTCCTTGCCGCGCTCCGCTTCCCGCTCATCGCCAAGCCCCTCGTCGCCGACGGCACCGCCAAGTCCCACAAGATGTCGCTCGTCTACCACCGCGAGGGCCTCGGCAAGCTCCGCCCGCCGCTTGTGCTCCAGGAGTTCGTCAACCATGGCGGCGTCATCTTCAAGGTCTACGTCGTCGGCGGCCACGTCACTTGCGTCAAGCGCCGTAgcctgcccgacgtgtcccccgaggATGACGCATCGGCCCAGGGATCCGTCTCCTTCTCCCAGGTCTCCAACCTCCCCACTGAGCGCACGGCGGAGGAGTACTACGGCGAAAAGAGTCTCGAGGACGCCGTCGTGCCGCCCGCCGCATTCATCAACCAGATCGCGGGCGGCCTCCGCCGCGCGCTGGGCCTGCAACTCTTCAACTTCGACATGATCCGCGACGTCCGCGCCGGCGACCGCTATCTCGTCATTGACATCAACTACTTCCCGGGCTACGCCAAGATGCCAGGATACGAGACTGTCCTCACGGATTTCTTCTGGGAGATGGTCCATAAGGACGGCGTGGGCAACCAACAGGAGGAGAAAGGGGCCAACCATGTTGTCGTGAAATAA